One segment of Tachyglossus aculeatus isolate mTacAcu1 chromosome 16, mTacAcu1.pri, whole genome shotgun sequence DNA contains the following:
- the LOC119938241 gene encoding calcyclin-binding protein — protein sequence MAAPLEEHQKDLEEVKTLLEKVTRKRVRDVLTAEKGKLELEIKNKMQQKEQGKRETADSEKPAAVVAPISVGYTVKINNYGWDQSDKFVKIYVTLTGVQQVPLEDVQVHFAERSFELLVKNLNGKNYSMTVSNLLKPISVEGSSRKVKTDTILVLCRKKVDHKWEYLTQVEKDSKEKEKPSFDNDTDPSEGLMNVLKKIYEDGDDEMKRTINKAWVESREKQAKGDTDF from the exons ATGGCGGcccccctggaggag caccagaaggacctggaggaggtgaaaactTTACTGGAAAAGGTGACGAGGAAACGAGTTCGGGACGTCCTAACGGCAGAGAAAGGCAAATTAGAGTTGGAAATTAAGAACAAGATGCAGCAGAAGGAGCAAGGGAAAAGAGAGACGGCTGACAGTGAAAAGCCAGCAGCTGTGGTTGCCCCCATTTCAGTGGGATACACGGTGAAAATCAACAATTACG GATGGGATCAGTCGGATAAATTTGTGAAAATTTACGTCACCTTAACCGGAGTTCAGCAAGTCCCTTTGGAGGATGTACAAGTGCATTTCGCAGAGAG GTCATTTGAGCTTCTGGTGAAGAATCTAAATGGGAAAAATTACTCCATGACAGTCAGCAACCTCTTGAAACCTATCTCAGTGGAAGGCAGCTCAAGAAAG GTTAAGACCGACACCATCCTTGTGTTGTGCAGAAAGAAGGTGGATCATAAATGGGAATACCTGACCCAGGTGGAGAAAGATAGCAAAGAAAAGGA AAAGCCCTCCTTTGACAATGACACTGACCCCAGCGAAGGGCTGATGAATGTTCTGAAGAAGATTTATGAAGATGGGGATGATGAGATGAAAAGAACCATCAATAAAGCCTGGGTAGAGTCAAGGGAGAAACAAGCAAAAGGAGACACAGActtttga
- the MRPS14 gene encoding 28S ribosomal protein S14, mitochondrial, with the protein MAASLLSSLARAVRQVVPLPGAGQARGYYVDWRMLRDVKRRKMAFEYADERLRINSLRKNTILPKDLQEVADKEIAALPRDSCPVRIRNRCVLTSRPRGVKRRWRLSRIVFRHLADHGQLSGIQRAIW; encoded by the exons ATGGCGGCCTCCCTGCTGAGCTCGCTGGCGCGGGCCGTACGGCAG GTGGTTCCTCTGCCAGGGGCAGGGCAAGCCCGAGGTTATTATGTGGACTGGAGGATGCTCCGTGATGTGAAGAGACGGAAAATGGCCTTTGAATATGCAGACGAGAGGCTGAGGATCAATTCTCTCAGAAAGAACACCATTTTGCCCAAGGATCTACAG GAAGTGGCCGATAAGGAGATTGCCGCCCTCCCACGGGACAGCTGTCCCGTTCGGATCCGCAACCGCTGCGTCTTGACCTCCCGGCCGCGGGGAGTGAAGCGGCGCTGGAGGCTCAGCCGCATCGTCTTCCGCCACCTGGCTGACCACGGCCAACTTTCTGGGATCCAGAGAGCGATTTGGTGA